The Electrophorus electricus isolate fEleEle1 chromosome 24, fEleEle1.pri, whole genome shotgun sequence DNA window AAACCCAGGAAATTCCAGCATGGGGAATTATACTGACGTCAAAATTCTATGTCTGAAACGATTATGGTAGTATTGGAAGCGCATGACATGACAGTGGTCTAGCTAGCATGTGATGAGGTAGTAGAGAGTGTGAATGTTGGTAGATAACCCAGTTTTGGTGTATGGATTTGGTGATTAATAGCGTGTCAGTCTCCCAGGTCCAAGTCTGGTGCAGGAACAACTCTGTGACCAACACCACCTTCTTCTGCTATCTGCTATTCCTCCCCAATGCgccacacagaacacactagTTTGGTCATCGGCCGAAGAGTATAGCGAGGAATCGTTTTGACGTCCTTCTGCTTTTTGGTGCAGGTCAAACGCAAGTCAATCGTGGACTGTTTGTGGTTGACAATTCACAGTAGTTCCAAAGAAACCCTCTAAGAAgagggttaagattagggttagaactgggttaaggttagggctgggttagggttaagattggggctgagttagggttaggcctgggttaggtttagaactgggttagggttagggctgggTTAGGGACACAGGGAttaggattatggttagggttagggacagGGTTACGTTTaggactgggttagggttaggttgggttgggttagggttaggactgggttagggttaggttgggttgggttagggttaggactgggttagggttagattgggttggattagggttagattgggttggattagggttaggactgggttagggttacggacagggttaggattaggactgggttagggttagggttaggactgggttagggttaggactggGTTAGGttgggttgggttagggttaggttgggttgggttagggttaggactgggttagggttaggactgggttagggttatggacagggttaggattaggactgggttagggttaggttgggttggggttaggactgggttagggttaggactgggttagggttaggttgggttggggttaggactgtgttagggttagggacaCAGGGACTTCTCTCTGCCCTGAGCACCACAGAGGCTGGAACTCAGCCCATGTCTCTGAAGTCTGTGAACTGACCCTGGTATAAAGTGTTTGAGTATTAAGAGCTTGAGTTCTTTAAACTAAGTGGATTTTTGACTGCAGGATTTTGTTATCTGTATTACACAATGACGGTGTCCTCAAACATTCATGTCactctttccttccttcccttttcttttgtattctTTTTGTGTGTCTAGTTAATTCTGacctgctgttctctgtgtctcCGTCACGCTCTCTGacctgctgttctctgtgtctcCGTCACGCTCCCTGacctgctgttctctgtgtcGCCGTGACGCTCCCTGacctgctgttctctgtgtcGCCGTGACGCTCCCTGacctgctgttctctgtgtcGCCGTGACGCTCCCTGacctgctgttctctgtgtcGCCGTGACGCTCCCTGacctgctgttctctgtgtcGCCGTGACgctccctgtcctctgcctttctcctctctttggCATCTTGCCAGTTGCTCCTGCctccacacactaaccctacGCCCTTCTTGCGCCTGAGCTGACCTGAACCCAGGGCTGGGGCTGGGGCTTCTTGTACTTTGttcagcatgatgctgccaaggctggtctcagatcagtgttaACTGAAACTCAGCAGGCACCGTAAATCTGCTGCTGAGGGCCAAGAGTTTGCCCCCCAgcccctttctctgtctctctatctctctatctctcgttATCgatcactcactctctctctctctaaggagGGTAATTAGATAAGAGGGTACAGGGAAGAGAATTGCATCATCTTCCGTTGCCTCATGATCTCAGCACCCACGGGGCAGATGCTCGCGGCTTGGGAGAACCGCTCACGATCCTCTTCTCCTCACGCTCCTACACTACCCTCTTCTGGTGTCATCCTGAAATTCGACTTCTAAGCCCCTACGCCGTCTTAAATCCCACAATGTGATCTGAATCATTCCTAAatgttcagctttaaatgtctGGGAGTGGTTGTCCAGGTTGGGAACCCGGAGCAGTGAGGAGGGTCGGTGGGTGAGTCTAACCCACTGTTCCCTGCTGTTGGCTAGGCGTGTACATCCTGATCGGGGCAGGAGGTTTGGTGATGCTGGTCGGCTTCTTCGGTTGCTGCGGGGCCGTGCGGGAGTCGCAGTGCCTCCTCGGACTGGTAAGACACCCACCATCACTCCTTTCCCCATCtcccttctcactctcactcccctTCAGCTCACTCCGTTCAGCAGGGCCGTTACATCCAGCAGACCAGAGAGGGCAACGATGGACGTTGTTTGTGAAATCTGTTTACTGTTAAAAGGACACGGATGGTGAGAAGGTTTGTTGGATTCCCCAGCACTGTTTACAGAAGTCATCATTAACCACAGCCAATGAGTGGATACCGTGACTGATGGATGTTTGACACACTATGTAGTTATTGTGAACTCGGGTAATTGCAATTTCCTCTTAAACAGGATTTTTACAAAGAAGATGCTACTCACCACTTTTTTTAGTggtgtttaaatatattagaCTATAGCTCAGTATTTTGACATTGATTTGTTACAGTGTTTTTaatacacacagtaataaaccagattctgatgatgatgatgatgatgatgatgatgatggttatAATTCTGGTTCTGGTAATAATAGTTCTGATACTTTCGGTCCTCATAATAATAGTTCTGACAGTTGTAGTTCTGGAGATGATGTGCTCCTGAGCCTTCAAAACATGTCTGGCTCTGTTCAGCAGGTTGAGCTCATCACTGGGGACCTAGCCGAGAGGAAGGAAACAGCTGGATATCCAAATAAGCTTCTGGAAAAAATCACTTGTATCAGATATACACAGACACTAAGTGTTAATGTGAACCAGGTTTcctatggaaaaaaataaaataaaatccatcGTAGCTGGAAAACCACAGGGATCTGTAGATAAATGCTTCCAAAAATTAAAGAGATGATTTCCTAAAAATATCCCCAGAAGAGTATCACCTGCTTTAAGAGCTTTTTTTACACTCTGGTAACCTGAGAATTATTTGAGAAGAAGGCCAAAATTAGTTCAGCTAAAATCAGCACAGTAGGTGAGTGGAGAAGTGTGGAGGGCCCGTCCCTCCAGAGTCCTCCAGACGAACCAGAACATCCTGCTTGAACAGGGACAATACAGCACCTACTGGGAAAACCCACATCCACAAGACCCATTTAGCTTCCGGCTGCTACAGTATGAGCAGAGAGGCATTCTGATTGGCCTGTCTGCTCGAATAGCGTCTAAACATATTTATCACAGTTAATGAGCTTTACGTGAAGTTTcatgccaggtgtgtgtgtgtgtgtgtgtgtgtgtgtgtgtgtgtgtgtgtgtgtgtgtgtgtgtgtgtgtgtgtaaaccttaACTAACATGTAGTTTCCTTGTTTACTGCCAGTTCTTCGCCTGCCTTTTAATCATCTTTGGAGCGGAAGTtgctgctggtgtgtttggcttCTTAAATAAAGAGAAGGTACAACAACTAAACTACAACAAGGACACATTAAACTACAATAAGGGCAGACTGAACTACAACAAGGACACTAAACTACAATAAAGGCAGACTGAACTACAACAAGGACACTTTAAACTAAAATGAGAGGAGATTGATCCACTTCAGTGCAGGtgctaatctaacacacctgagtGTAGAGTAGTTCAGGTGCTAATCTAACACGCCTGAGTGTAGTGTAGTTCAGGTGCTAATCTAACACACTTGAGTGTAGAGTAGTTCAGGTGCTAATCTAACACGCCTGAGTGTAGTGTAGTTCAGGTGCTAATCTAACACGCCTGAGTGTAGTGTAGTTCAGGTGCTAATCTAACACGCCTGAGTGTAGTGTAGTTCAGGTGCTAATCTAACACGCCTGAGTGTAGTGTAGTTCAGGTGCTAATCTAACACGCCTGAGTGTAGAGTAGTTCAGGTGCTAATCTAACACGCCTGAGTGTAGCGTAGTTCAGGTGCTAATATAACACGCCTGAGTGTAGAGTAGTTCAGGTGCTAATCTAACACGCCTGAGTGTAGAGTAGTTCAGGTGCTAATATAACACGCCTGAGTGTAGAGTAGTTCAGGtgctaatctaacacacctgagtGTAGAGTAGTTCAGGTGCTAATCTAACACGCCTGAGTGTAGAGTAGTTCAGGTGCTAATCTAACACGCCTGAGTGTAGAGTAGTTCAGGTGCTAATCTAACACGCCTGAGTGTAGAGTAGTTCAGGTGCTAATCTAACACGCCTGAGTGTAGTGTAGTTCAGGtgctaatctaacacacctcaATATAATGTATACAAGTTCCTTAAAGTCGACATAACCTGAATCGGGTGTATTTGATGAGTGTTGATTTTGTGACTCCAGTGTCACAAAGGTCTACTGTAAGATAGTTCTCCAGAAGCAGGgcttgtttttcctgtttgtatttgtgttagATGTATACTATTCTTTCCTCTGAAGACCCTGACATTGTTAAAGTGATTGATTAACGTGTTTTGCATTTAGTCATCGTCCCCTTACTCTGTCCAATAGATCATTCAGGACATTCAGACATTTTATCACGAGTCTGCTAaagacaacagcaacagcactgTAGTTCTCACCACCTACCACAGAGTGGTGAGTTTGccttgtgtgctgtgtgtttgtgtgtgtgtctatactCAAATTCAAACAGTTCCTTACTTGTTTACCTCGTCTGTGATGTAATCCTCTATAAGTGGACTCCAGCAGTCACGCTCTCTCCCTTTACAGCTCAACTGCTGTGGCACCTCCAGCACGCAGGGGTCCCAGTGCGCCGACGTCCCACCCACCACCAAGGTAACGCTgttcaccaccagggggcagtgtAGTCTCGGGCCTCAGACTAATAATACAGAGTAAACATTATTTACGCCtgctgtctttttctttttctgcagaaTTGTGATTCAGCCATTGAGGAGTTCTTCAACAGTAAGCTCTTCGTCATCGGATATGTGGGAATAGGAATCGCTGGAATCATGGTAATAGCAGCTTCTGTGTAGTTTTCGCTCAGTTTAAAAGAGTATCTTTGCCCTGTGATGCCTTTGGGAAAGCCAGCCCCGAACTTTAGCTCACCTGAAATGGAGAAAATGGTGAAGCCATTGTGCAGAGAGAAGggagctgcttcctgtcttaACGGCGTGTTCTGACCTCCACAGATTATTGGCATGATCTTCAGCATGGTCCTGTGCTGTGCCATCCGGAACAGCCGCGAGGTGATCTAACGTAGCCGGATCCCCAAaccttgacctttgacccacaCCAGATTCTCACAGGCACAGCAACAGCTTTCGGATGGAGAAAGGCCTGCACTTCCCTTTCTCAGACTGTCCAATCAGAGGCGAGCACGAAGGCTCCAGTCACCTGTATGATCACAGTTCTCTGTTTAGTCCATCTGAGATTTCTCACCTCTGACACCGCTGGAGTGGGTATTTGTTtgggagtttttgtttttgtttgtttgtttggggggggggggggggtttatctTATTACCTGCTGGATAGGTGCCATAAATtccaatcattttaaaatggacatttttataGATACCTTTTagaattgtatttatatatttcagtCTTTATTTCTGAGTTCTAACTCTGCCGAGGTCTGTTAACTGGTGCGCCCTGTGAGTTGAACCATTTAAAATCCCCACTTTACCAGTGTCAGCCCGGTGTCATATGGCCAATACAGATATGATGTAATGTGAACTGGCATGCTGGAATGCTTGGCTAGTTGTGCACAGACAACTTTGAGCCAGTGCATCCCGACTGACCTGTAACCTCACGAATTCccgaatcacacacacacacacacagtagagctCTTCCTTCCCCCACACTGCCTGATTCAGCCTTCACAAACCCCGGGGTCAGAGTCGTGTTTTCTGATCTCTGTATTCGCCCCCTTTGGGCACATTTCGCTGGGAAGGCGGTGCTAACCACACTAAGCGTGCTTGTGAAAAAGCCTGAAAACCAGGAGAGGCACCACTTTCCCCTTTATCTGTTTATTCCACTGCTGTCTTATGAATCCGAGTGAAAGCTGAACTTCTGTGGTTTcacccaccactggactctCCTTGACCAACACACTCCTGGCTAAGTGCTTGGAGCCCTTGGTAGCTAAAGGGGAAAGGCAGCTCTCTCGCGTGATGGCAACCAGCTTCCTCTTCTTGTAATGGCCATCGTGGTGGAGTCTCTGCTGCTGAGCAATCCACCCTGACCCTTCACACCAGAGTCGCATTAGCATAGGAGCCGTGGAAGGACCCACAAGGCTCACACAGCACTTCCACCTGCTAAAGGCAGCATAACGCATGCCGTGTTATGAGCTACAAATAGGAAGCTCCtttgggtgtctgtgttttttagTCTTTAGCCAAACCAAATATCTTTATGACTTTTCCAATGATTGCTTGCTAGAACCAGTTGGCCTAAGCattaaaaggctttttttttttttttgtggcgtACTTCACTGTTACATTTCAAAGTCTTCTTTTCCAAGAACAACTTTGTACATACTGTTGAAATTTGTACTCCGTTTTTTGTAACACGTGTGGTACTGGATATCTGTGCCGTGTTGTTAGCGTGCCCTCGTCTGTGTAGAAGATGGTTGTTTCCATTTTGCAGAAGTTACGGTTTCATCATTTAAAAGAACAGTTAAGGTGCCTTGCTTTTTATGCAATTAACTTGTGTAACCTGTTCATAAGAAAAGGTCTGAATGCATGTGTAGGAGAAGACTTCAACCCGGTTCTTAAGGAacctcacacagcctgtgttttcATCCTACCCTACCTCCCATTCTTACTTCTCTCTAGTTAACCTAGCCCCTGATTAATCGAGCTTGTACAAAACTATGGAGAAGATCAGAGTCCACCTATCTGGTCACCTGAACCTTTTTGAAGGTTTCCATAAACATGAGTAAAAATGCAGTTTAGCTAAAGAAGTCAGTTGGACTAGAGTGTGAGGAAATGGTGTgggttacatgtgtgtgttgattttgatgtgtgtgtgctctctctctctctctctctctctccagttttctctcTTCGAGCTATCTTGTggcttgtttctgtgtgttaacTGTAGCATGGCATTCATATAAGATTTCTTGGAAACAATTTTGTGTCGTAAAATTTGTGAGAACAATAATGAAGAAAATTTTCCTACTGTACACAGAATGTCGCTGTTGTTTTTTCTGGTGTTgaaatgtgtaatttatttattaatggaGCTGTTTCAACAGCATTCGGGCTTCTCAGGAAGATTGTTGTACCAGAACAAATAAAGTTTTCTGAAGTTTCCCTGTTTTTGTCTGCCTATACTTTTGCCTGACGTCAAccaagcaaaacatttattttcaaccTGTGTGCTTTTTAGGTTTGGATTTACTGCAAAGTATTATTGAGGTAATCCTAATTACATGGGCAATTTCGACAAAAGCAAACGtgagaatataaatataattttttatataaataaaatataatatgaGACACTTTAAACTACAGTAAAGGCAGACTGAATTAAAAGGACACTTTAAACTATAATAAGGACAGATTCACTTCAGTTCAGGTGCTAATCTAACACGCCTGAGTGTAGTGTAGTTCAGGtgctaatctaacacacctcaATATAATGTACACAAGTTCCTTAAAGTCGACATAACCTGAATCGGGTGTATTTGATCAGTATTGATTTTGTGACTCCAGTGTCACAAAGGTCTACTGTAAGATAGTTCTCCAGAAGCAGGgcttgtttttcctgtttgtatttgtgttagATGTAGACTATTCTTTCCTCTGAAGACCCTGACATTGTTAAAGTGATTGATTAAcgtgttttgcatttgtttttctttggttatACTACTATAATTCACCAATAGTTTCACCTGAGGAAACAGAAATGTgaatacaattttaaatgaaactgtgTTGATTAAATGCAGCTGAACATGAATAAAGGTGAAAACTAAACGTTTCCAAATTTCCATAAAACAAACCGATGAGAGAATATTTAATAACTCATGTTGTGAACTAGGGAACACTGATTTGGGAATGCTGAGTTGGTTTTTATAGAAATGGCCACGCTTTCTCTTGTGTCCTAGTACTTGTGGCATTTGGTGCTGCTCAACTACAAACTTATGTTTTGATAATAACCTTTTTGAAAATAAACGTTGAAATGAAAGCCCGTTCAGTGGTGTAGCTCTTCATAAGCAGAAGCGTCCATGTCGTGTTACGGTGAGAGGCTCGCGAAATGGCATCTGACAGCTGCAGACCTGCGCGGCTTTCCACAGCGACTGTGGAGCTGGCGGCTTTCCGCCCTGGCCACTTCGCCAATGTTCAATATAGTGAGGAGACTTCACAGAAGAGCTAAAGAgaacttgtttatttattcagcaTTGTTTGTTCATATGTATTCAagatgttttttaatgttaaccgtAGGTTGTATTTTCACACTGCTTTAGCGAAGGGTGTTTGTATaccacatttttcttttgttttagtgGCCAGGAATGTGATCCAAATCGTACACGTAAAACCAGAAAATtgcttaattaaattaaattaaatcagtCAGTGATACTAATGGATTATAATGACAATCTAACAGGTTAAACTCTATGGTCTGTCGTCTACTAACATTACCCTGATAAATGATTTCATATCTCCCATGAAGAAAGTTATGCATATGAAGTTATAACCACAAAAAATGCTCAACTCAATCTTGGTCCAGTCGGGCGGCATGACCTTTCCCTATCCAAACAACATGAGACATTTCAGAGCTCCTTGGAATTATATCAGTGCATAACTGTGCTTTGAAAATCCAAGCTCCTTGGAATTCTATTAGGATTGTGACCACATCGAACACATCAAACACTGTTCAACTCCAACATccaacatctttttttttatcaagttCTAAGTGCCTTAATGTCCTCACCAGGTGGTGCACTAAATCCCTGAACACCCCACAAACGTGTGCTGCTACACGCTGGCGGTTTTGCAACACACCAGACAGGAACCCAAAGCCTGTTTTGAAGAACTACACAGAACACACGTGTTCATTTTCATGCTCACCCCACCCTACCCTATCCTactccaccaccccccaccccccacccccaccccagtcTTAGTAGTTCTGTCAGCAAGGGTAAGACACAACCTAGCACGAACTAAGAGCAAATGTCAAGCAGTTTTCTGATGTTTCGAGTGTGGCAAACATTCCTCTCCTTACCTCTCAAGGGAAACTGAAGACTGGTCCTGGGGATACTTATAAAATGACATTGACAAGTCCATCCTTTTCACAGCATATCGAGGAAGTTGCAGGTGCCGTTTTCACAGTAAacctcacaccacacaccccaacgTACCCTGGCCACCTCTCGGTAAGTCGCTCTATAGCTGCCTTGCACTCACAGCTGTAACATTCGGCCTCTCGTGCTGCACGACTGTGTTTAGGGCCCGTAGAGGGTGAAGGGGGACTGGCCCAGGAGGAACTCTCCGACTCCTACGAAGTAAACGACCTGCGCGATGCCGAAGAGCGGGGCGATGACCAGGGCCCTGCACCCCGCGCCCTTCAGGAGAGCCGCGGGACCTTCCTTCCGAACTATCTTACTGCATGAGGCAAGACACAGTACAGGatatttcagaaaagaaaaaaaaaaaaacagggtgGAAACCCCATTCCCACTAATGTAGttactgttgccatggttacaatACCTGAAGCAGTCCATCACGCCGCTGTACATCTCTTCGCTGGCGCTCTTACTGAGCGACTGCAGTCTCGTCTTCACCACTGGGAGCGACAGAGAGCAATTGTACTTTTCCCGTGTTACCGGTATCATATGATGTTAGTGTACATATATTTTtcagcctaaacacacacagactcaccaTCACAGGGGCTGACGGCTACGGCTGCCATGCATCCTGCCGTGCACCCTGCGGCGAAGGACCAGTAGAAGGGAGCGCTCTCCTCTCCGGACGGCTTCCCCAGTGCATTGAGGTGGGCAAACAGGGGGAAGTAGATCACAGAGAACGGTATGTCCCTAAAAAGAAGAACAACAGGGGCTTCGAACAAGCAGAAAACCCGCAGGAACAGTAAACCACCAGTGGCCCcgaaacacaacacagacactttGGTAAAATTACTGAACACTGTACTGAGATGCGCTGTAACCCTGGGAGATGAGGGGAAGAAAGCAGAATGCCATTCTCATCTGAGTGCtacctcatgtgtgtgtgtgtgtgtgtgtgtgtgtgtgtgaatgctacctcatgagggtgtgtgtgagtgtgtgtgtgagggtgtgtgcacgagtgttaCCTCATGAGGGTGGCCCCGAGGCCTTTGTACAGGCCCTGGATGCCATGCGTGCGCAGTAGCTCCCGGGTGATCTGCAAAGCCGACACTCTGCGCACGGGGGCAGGGGGTCCCATACTGTAGGAACAGCTCAGCACGGCTCTGGCTCCACCCAGCCTCAGAGCGGGAAGGACGGCCACATTCCTCTGAGCCACTGTAAGGGCCACACAGAACGACGGTTCACCCGGGAAAAGAGGCATGCACACCGACAACTTTGATCttaaacagacattttagaGTCACATTAATTAAAAGAGATGTTTCCTATCATGTTATCAGAAAATAACACAAGAGGTTCCTAACTTCAGTCCTGGACATCCTCCCCCTACTGGGTGTAATTCCAAAGCATTCAGTCCTGACCTTCAGTTCCTACTGAAGACCCTGATCAAGTGGCTAAAGTGAGAGAACAGTGGATCTCTACCCTGCTGGGTGAAAGCTGTCCAGGACCAGGCTTGGACACTCCTGTGTGCCGAGTGTGTACGCAGATGTTCCGCTTTGCGTCTCACCAAGTCTGCCAGCGTCCTGTAACTGGATCTTCAGCATCTCCATGGGAGTGGTGATGATCACCTGACACATTCCGGCCCCAGAGCCTGCTAACATTTCCTTAAAGACACTGAGCTTCTGCCTGTGAGGAAGAGCCATCTTGAAACCTTGCCCCATATGTGATTTCTAAGCTTCTGTTACATCTGAGATCTTCCTGGACCAAGCCTACTTACTCTCCCCTGCTCAGGTGGTGACGGAAGAAGTCGTTAGCAGCCAGTTTAATGGCTTTCTCAGGGGTTACCAGGGTCAGGTTGACTGCTGCACCTGAAGAAGCAACAAGTGTTATATACCTCTACAGTTAAGAACGCCTAAATGAGCAGAAAACAGCACTATAGCAGAATTTTAAGCTCAGAAACACAGCCCGTGTGCTAAATTCTCACCTCTCACACTAGCTAAAGGGAAGACAGCTCTAATAGTCATATGCGTATTAAAAGCAGGATAAGTATGGATAttctaaacattttattttattttatttaaccagTAAATTAGCCCAGGACAGCAGCCATACATActcaaaacatattaaaatacaacatataTGACGTATACAGCATGATATAAATAACAGCTAATTAAACTCAAAGGTgtctcaagaaaaaaaaaaaaacatgccatttgctgttatatttttttacactCGCCCGCTACCATACAAGACATACAACTCAGCTGGAATCTCAGTTCCAACCTGTGCCccatgtgttttatgtgttatTCGCTCAGGTCATATTTCATCAGGGGTCCACCCCTGACCACAGCGTTGCTGATGACGGGATATTTTTGGTTGGCAGACTATACTTAACCCAGCAACATTGCCTGGTGAAACCCACCAGCGACAATGCCGCGCCTCTTTACACTCAGTTCCCAGAGCCAATCAGAAGTTTGCCGTTCAAGGGGGGAACACAGCCAGTCTAACATGCCGAGACCAAATCCAACATGTCAGGCTCTGGGTGGAATGCTGAGATTTTACTAAGTACAGAGTATCCTGAGGGGATGGAGATGCGTTTGCAGATGGGTTCTGGGTAACTGCAGTACGGTGTCATGTGACTCGTCTTACCTCTGTACATTCCAAAGTAGCCCTCAGACCGGACAGTCTTGATCAGACAGTCCATCCTAAACAAACGCAACATGCGTTGCATTAAACTATGCATaagacattctctctcacactcacacacacacacaaagggaaaatGGCCAATCTGACTTGCATCAGCCAGCATTCACACTTTGAATGCCA harbors:
- the tspan2b gene encoding tetraspanin-2 — protein: MGKVEGGMKCVKYLLFIFNFIFWLMGTLVLAVGLWLRLEQDTVALLSSEKAPETFFIGVYILIGAGGLVMLVGFFGCCGAVRESQCLLGLFFACLLIIFGAEVAAGVFGFLNKEKIIQDIQTFYHESAKDNSNSTVVLTTYHRVLNCCGTSSTQGSQCADVPPTTKNCDSAIEEFFNSKLFVIGYVGIGIAGIMIIGMIFSMVLCCAIRNSREVI
- the slc25a55b gene encoding solute carrier family 25 member 55b isoform X1; amino-acid sequence: MTQQPVSLPAKLINGGVAGMVGVTCVFPIDLAKTRLQNQRSNHQVYRNMMDCLIKTVRSEGYFGMYRGAAVNLTLVTPEKAIKLAANDFFRHHLSRGEQKLSVFKEMLAGSGAGMCQVIITTPMEMLKIQLQDAGRLVAQRNVAVLPALRLGGARAVLSCSYSMGPPAPVRRVSALQITRELLRTHGIQGLYKGLGATLMRDIPFSVIYFPLFAHLNALGKPSGEESAPFYWSFAAGCTAGCMAAVAVSPCDVVKTRLQSLSKSASEEMYSGVMDCFSKIVRKEGPAALLKGAGCRALVIAPLFGIAQVVYFVGVGEFLLGQSPFTLYGP
- the slc25a55b gene encoding solute carrier family 25 member 55b isoform X2; the protein is MTQQPVSLPAKLINGGVAGMVGVTCVFPIDLAKTRLQNQRSNHQVYRNMMDCLIKTVRSEGYFGMYRGAAVNLTLVTPEKAIKLAANDFFRHHLSRGEQKLSVFKEMLAGSGAGMCQVIITTPMEMLKIQLQDAGRLGETQSGTSAYTLGTQECPSLVLDSFHPAGGSEECGRPSRSEAGWSQSRAELFLQYGTPCPRAQSVGFADHPGATAHAWHPGPVQRPRGHPHEGHTVLCDLLPPVCPPQCTGEAVRRGERSLLLVLRRRVHGRMHGSRSRQPL